The following are encoded in a window of Phaseolus vulgaris cultivar G19833 chromosome 3, P. vulgaris v2.0, whole genome shotgun sequence genomic DNA:
- the LOC137808309 gene encoding pentatricopeptide repeat-containing protein At3g29230-like, with amino-acid sequence MHNLTHCFNSLLGACKTLNQAKQLHNCILQTASHRNPFFVTKLIQIYADCNDLRSALTLLHQLSQPNVFAFTSILSFHSKHGHPHHCIQTYAKLRQNGVVPDGYVFPKVLKACAQLSRLGTGTVVYKDVIVFGAESNLQVRNSVLDMYSKCGDVWSATQVFDEMPERDVFSWNSMMSGYVCNGFPQRAVEVFRVMKGNGCECAPDVVTWNTLMDAYCRMGKCCEAWRVFGEIEIPNVISWTILISGYASVGRHHVSLGIFREMVNVGMVSPDVDALSGVLVSCRALGALASGMEIHGYGLKIMYGDVFYRSAGAALLALYAGCGRLDRADVVFRRMDKSDVVTWNAMIFGLVDVGLGDLALECFREMQERGLRIDGTTVATILPVCDLRCGKEMHAYVRKCCLSSVIPVNNALVHMYSIRGCIAYACAVFSTMVAKDLVSWNTIIGGFGTHGLGQIALKLLQEMSDSGVRPDLVTFSCVLSACSHSGLVDEGIKLFYRMTKDLGLTPVREHFSCVVDMLARAGRLEEAFDFINQMPQEPDKHVWGALLAACQEHQNVSVGKVAAEKLISLEPQEAGHYVTLSNIYSRAGRWDDAARVRRMMKGHALLKPSGHSLVGIGS; translated from the coding sequence ATGCATAACCTCACACACTGTTTCAACTCTCTGCTCGGAGCCTGCAAAACTCTGAACCAAGCAAAGCAACTCCACAACTGCATTCTCCAAACCGCTTCACACCGCAACCCTTTCTTTGTAACCAAGTTAATCCAAATCTACGCCGATTGCAACGACCTTCGCTCCGCACTCACCCTTCTCCACCAACTCTCCCAACCCAACGTCTTCGCCTTCACTTCCATCCTCTCCTTCCATTCCAAGCATGGACATCCACACCACTGCATCCAAACCTACGCGAAACTGAGGCAAAACGGCGTCGTACCCGATGGCTACGTCTTCCCCAAGGTGTTGAAAGCGTGTGCCCAGTTATCGCGCTTGGGAACCGGCACTGTTGTGTACAAAGATGTCATTGTGTTTGGGGCAGAGTCCAACTTGCAAGTTCGCAACTCCGTGTTGGATATGTACTCCAAATGTGGTGATGTTTGGAGTGCAACACAGGTTTTCGATGAAATGCCTGAAAGAGATGTTTTTTCGTGGAATTCCATGATGTCGGGTTACGTGTGTAATGGGTTTCCTCAGAGGGCTGTGGAGGTGTTCCGGGTTATGAAAGGGAATGGGTGTGAGTGTGCACCGGATGTTGTCACGTGGAACACGCTGATGGATGCTTATTGTAGGATGGGAAAGTGCTGCGAGGCTTGGAGGGTTTTTGGAGAGATTGAGATTCCTAATGTGATTTCGTGGACGATTTTGATCTCGGGTTATGCTAGTGTTGGGAGGCATCATGTTTCTTTGGGGATTTTTAGGGAGATGGTTAATGTGGGCATGGTTTCACCTGATGTGGATGCTCTTTCTGGGGTGCTTGTGTCGTGCAGGGCTTTGGGGGCTTTGGCTAGTGGGATGGAGATTCATGGCTATGGCCTTAAAATCATGTATGGGGACGTGTTTTATAGGTCTGCTGGTGCTGCATTGTTGGCATTGTATGCCGGTTGCGGGAGACTTGATCGTGCTGATGTTGTGTTTCGGAGGATGGATAAGAGTGATGTTGTTACGTGGAATGCGATGATCTTTGGTTTGGTTGATGTGGGGTTGGGAGATCTGGCACTTGAATGTTTCAGAGAAATGCAGGAAAGGGGACTGAGGATTGATGGCACAACTGTGGCTACTATATTGCCTGTTTGTGATTTGAGATGTGGAAAAGAGATGCATGCTTATGTTCGGAAATGCTGTCTCAGTTCTGTGATTCCGGTTAATAATGCGCTTGTTCATATGTACTCGATCCGTGGATGCATTGCGTATGCATGTGCTGTGTTTTCCACCATGGTGGCCAAGGACTTGGTTTCATGGAACACGATTATTGGAGGGTTTGGAACACACGGGCTTGGCCAAATTGCTCTGAAGCTTTTGCAGGAGATGAGTGATTCAGGTGTTAGACCTGATTTGGTGACCTTTTCGTGTGTACTTTCGGCTTGTAGTCATTCAGGACTTGTGGATGAAGGGATCAAACTTTTCTACAGAATGACAAAAGACTTGGGTTTGACACCAGTGAGGGAACACTTTTCTTGTGTCGTTGACATGCTTGCCCGTGCTGGTAGGCTTGAAGAGGCTTTTGATTTCATAAACCAAATGCCCCAGGAACCAGATAAACATGTTTGGGGAGCTTTACTTGCTGCCTGCCAAGAACACCAAAATGTTAGTGTTGGAAAAGTAGCTGCAGAAAAATTGATCAGTTTAGAACCCCAAGAAGCTGGTCATTATGTGACGCTATCAAATATATACTCAAGAGCTGGAAGATGGGATGATGCTGCAAGAGTAAGGAGGATGATGAAAGGCCATGCATTGCTAAAGCCGTCAGGACATAGTTTGGTTGGTATTGGAAGTTAG